From Bradyrhizobium sp. NDS-1, the proteins below share one genomic window:
- a CDS encoding HU family DNA-binding protein, giving the protein MATQMSKSQLIEKIATATELSKRDVKSVMETLTDVGHKELKKNGLFLVPGFAKFVVIKKPATKARKGTNPFTGEEMMFKAKPARKIVRARPVKAAKDAVG; this is encoded by the coding sequence ATGGCAACCCAAATGTCCAAATCGCAGTTGATCGAAAAGATTGCGACCGCCACCGAGCTTTCCAAGCGCGACGTCAAGAGCGTCATGGAAACGCTGACCGACGTCGGTCACAAGGAGCTCAAGAAGAACGGCCTGTTCCTGGTGCCGGGCTTCGCCAAGTTCGTGGTCATCAAGAAGCCCGCGACCAAGGCACGCAAGGGCACCAACCCGTTCACGGGTGAAGAGATGATGTTCAAGGCCAAGCCGGCCCGGAAGATCGTCCGCGCCCGCCCGGTCAAGGCCGCCAAGGACGCCGTGGGCTAA